Within the Nitrososphaerales archaeon genome, the region TGTGAAAATTGTTGATGATTATTATATTCATGTTTTAAAACCAGCAACGATAGATCGCTTTGTTGCTGTGAATGCGTTAAATTTCCTGGAGGCTTCTGCAATGGCTTTAGTCATAAATAGACTTGCACCTAGAATAGCATACGTAGATTCCTGCGATGTAAATCCGGAACGGTTCAAGAAAACCATTTTGTCAAAACTGACATGCAGCACAAGAGTAGATTCTAAGCATCATGCCGATTCTGAAAACATAGTTGTATCAGCAGCATCTATACTTGCTAAGGTAAAAAGAGATCATGAAATAGACAAGCTTCGAAAAAAAATAGGTGACTTGGGTAGCGGTTATCCTTCTGATAGGAAGACTATGGCATACATCAACGAATGGATATATAGACATAAGAAAGCACCAGTATTTGCTAGAAGTTCATGGAAGCCTGTTAGGAAAATGTTAAGCAGATATGCACAAACTAAACTTGTAGATTTTAACTATAACAGGCAGATGCAATAGCATGATCCTTATCAAACGGTTGCAAGTTTAGAACCTGCTTCACATCAAAACCAGCAGATTGCAGCTTTGTTATCTCCTTGTTTATCACATCCTTTGGCTCTTTTGTAACATCTATGCTTCTAGTCTTTATAACTAGCATGAGATACCCACCCTTCTTCAGATACATTTTACAGTTTGATATCGCTATTTCTGTCTGATCAGGCTGAGCTATATCACAGTATACTACGTCTACCTTACCTGTAACAGCAAAGTATGCAGTTGGTATTCTTGCATCTTCAATTATGGGTATGATATTTGTCCTATGAGCTGCAACTCTTACTATCAGCTCTCGTGCTACCCGCGATGCAGACTCTAC harbors:
- the rnhB gene encoding ribonuclease HII codes for the protein MSIAREAEMIVAGVDEAGRGSVIGPLVVAGIKIKRSKVRHLKESGVADSKKLTPKERLRLYGEIVKIVDDYYIHVLKPATIDRFVAVNALNFLEASAMALVINRLAPRIAYVDSCDVNPERFKKTILSKLTCSTRVDSKHHADSENIVVSAASILAKVKRDHEIDKLRKKIGDLGSGYPSDRKTMAYINEWIYRHKKAPVFARSSWKPVRKMLSRYAQTKLVDFNYNRQMQ
- a CDS encoding fibrillarin-like rRNA/tRNA 2'-O-methyltransferase — translated: MVKEEDSIVWVDVDGERRICTENLSKGISVYGERLIKVKGVEYRVWDPFRSKLAAAIIKGLKHLPIKYGSKVLYLGASTGTTASHVSDIVGPSGIVFCVESASRVARELIVRVAAHRTNIIPIIEDARIPTAYFAVTGKVDVVYCDIAQPDQTEIAISNCKMYLKKGGYLMLVIKTRSIDVTKEPKDVINKEITKLQSAGFDVKQVLNLQPFDKDHAIASACYS